From the Exiguobacterium aurantiacum genome, one window contains:
- a CDS encoding SDR family NAD(P)-dependent oxidoreductase — MTKTALITGASTGIGLDLAVLAARDGFDCILVSRNEPRLHELKKVLEKRYRVDVHVFALDLSEHQAAKRLTSAISDAGLTVDFLINNAGFGTAGEFIDLDAETEAEEVRLNVNALTELTKAYLPGMVERNHGYVLNVASVAAFQPGPYMAVYYATKAYVLSLTEALHTEVKGTGVNVSVLCPGPTDTGFFNRAGSEMMVSKMPSHLVAFFGYKGVMNNKRVIVPGVSNQLLVAATKLMPRAVSLEILRRFQKPSDAGTEDVPTA; from the coding sequence TTGACAAAAACCGCCTTAATTACTGGAGCCTCGACCGGAATTGGCCTCGACCTTGCCGTCTTGGCGGCCCGGGACGGGTTTGACTGTATCCTCGTGTCTCGCAATGAGCCCCGTCTGCACGAATTGAAAAAAGTACTCGAGAAGCGGTATCGCGTCGATGTACACGTGTTCGCCCTCGACTTGTCTGAACACCAGGCCGCAAAACGGTTGACGAGCGCGATTAGCGACGCGGGACTAACAGTCGACTTTTTAATCAACAACGCCGGTTTTGGGACGGCCGGTGAGTTCATCGACCTCGACGCCGAGACCGAGGCTGAAGAGGTCCGCTTGAACGTCAACGCCTTGACGGAACTGACGAAAGCCTACTTACCCGGCATGGTCGAGCGAAATCATGGCTATGTCTTGAACGTCGCCTCGGTCGCCGCTTTCCAGCCCGGTCCATACATGGCTGTCTATTACGCGACGAAAGCGTACGTGTTATCCCTCACCGAGGCACTCCATACCGAAGTGAAAGGGACAGGCGTGAACGTGAGCGTCCTGTGCCCCGGACCGACCGATACCGGTTTCTTCAACCGGGCCGGCAGTGAGATGATGGTGTCGAAAATGCCTTCCCACCTCGTCGCCTTCTTCGGCTATAAGGGTGTCATGAACAACAAGCGCGTGATCGTTCCCGGCGTCTCGAACCAATTGCTCGTCGCCGCGACCAAACTCATGCCGCGGGCGGTCAGCCTGGAGATTTTGCGCCGGTTCCAAAAACCGTCGGATGCCGGAACGGAAGACGTGCCGACAGCCTGA
- a CDS encoding peptidase U32 family protein, translating into MMIQLVTTAQSVEQAEALIMAGSDRIYIGDSKYGLRHKGDWSLPAVREVTAVAHRYGKEVTVAVNNLMHNEQIETLPEYLQELKAIGVDSVTAGDPGAIRIIRNANIPYWYDAQTLVTSARHIQFWGKRDAIGAVAAREVTLTELGMIQQQIGLPVEVQVYGPTCIHHSKRPLLTNYFNEIGRSNTLAEAREYYMSEPSDADSRYPVYQDDNGTHVFSEDLTLMGQLPALLKGGLHTWKLEGWHAGDAFVDIVRLFDKARSDLLNGRFDRHVMERRLAELQPEQFRLGTGLLLRNPEEIK; encoded by the coding sequence ATGATGATTCAGCTAGTGACTACGGCACAAAGCGTCGAGCAAGCAGAGGCGCTAATCATGGCGGGCTCCGACCGCATCTATATCGGAGATTCAAAATACGGGTTACGCCACAAAGGTGACTGGTCGCTCCCGGCTGTGCGAGAAGTCACAGCCGTCGCCCACCGATACGGCAAAGAAGTGACGGTCGCCGTCAATAATTTGATGCATAACGAGCAAATCGAGACGCTCCCTGAGTATTTGCAGGAACTCAAGGCGATCGGGGTCGACAGTGTGACGGCCGGTGACCCGGGCGCTATCCGCATAATCCGTAATGCCAATATCCCCTATTGGTATGATGCTCAAACGCTCGTCACGTCGGCGCGACACATTCAGTTTTGGGGTAAACGTGACGCCATCGGCGCGGTTGCGGCCCGTGAAGTGACGCTCACCGAACTCGGGATGATCCAACAACAGATTGGGTTGCCGGTCGAGGTGCAAGTGTATGGCCCGACGTGCATCCATCATTCGAAACGTCCGCTCTTGACGAACTACTTCAATGAGATTGGCCGGTCGAACACGTTGGCAGAAGCACGTGAGTATTATATGAGCGAACCTTCGGATGCGGACAGTCGCTATCCAGTCTATCAAGACGACAACGGCACGCACGTCTTCTCTGAAGATTTGACGCTCATGGGTCAACTGCCCGCGCTCTTGAAGGGCGGGTTACACACGTGGAAACTCGAAGGGTGGCATGCGGGAGATGCGTTCGTCGACATCGTCCGCCTGTTCGACAAGGCCAGGTCAGATCTATTGAACGGGCGGTTCGACCGCCACGTCATGGAGCGGCGCCTCGCCGAACTCCAACCTGAACAATTCCGGCTCGGAACCGGATTGTTGTTACGAAATCCAGAAGAGATCAAGTGA
- a CDS encoding MATE family efflux transporter, with protein MNQNTEQLRTDPIGRLLFKLSLPAMIGMLVTALYNIIDTIFVARGIGATAVAAIGIAFPIQMILMAVSSAVGLGGASISSRKLGKGDDAGAAVTFLNVLVLVGVFAAFAVSSAFFMLDDILTVFGATSAIMELSRQYLSVVLISSPFFMFTLAASAMVRAEGQAPYQMKVMLTTVVVNLVTTPLFIFTFGWGIYGAAWSTALAQVVGSVLMLRFFFAKNRRTELDFQWRKFRLRFGELKEIMAIGSSSFIMMVSQSILFVGVNVMLGTYGGTEELAIFAIINKFMALVGMPIMGIVQGMQPIVGYNFGARQFDRMRETIWTAMRAGIAIAVIIWLTLQLIPEQLMRMFTSDANLIAGGVTAIHVLFAVSFLPSVQMLVNGIYQSLGKARVAMFLSLSRQTLYTIPLVFILPNFFGVFGVWLAFPIADAMTFLTAVGMAVWDRKLLFRPSEDEIEAKATNL; from the coding sequence ATGAATCAAAATACGGAGCAGCTCCGGACCGATCCGATCGGACGCCTGCTGTTCAAGCTGTCGCTGCCGGCGATGATCGGCATGCTGGTGACGGCGCTCTACAATATCATTGATACGATCTTCGTCGCCCGCGGCATCGGGGCAACCGCTGTGGCCGCCATCGGGATCGCCTTTCCGATTCAAATGATTCTCATGGCCGTCTCGAGCGCGGTCGGACTAGGCGGGGCGTCCATCAGTTCACGGAAACTCGGCAAAGGCGACGATGCCGGGGCCGCTGTCACGTTCTTGAACGTGCTCGTCCTCGTCGGCGTGTTCGCGGCCTTCGCGGTCAGTTCCGCCTTTTTCATGCTGGATGACATTTTGACAGTGTTCGGGGCGACGTCGGCCATCATGGAATTGAGCCGACAATACTTATCGGTCGTGCTCATCAGCTCGCCGTTCTTCATGTTCACGCTCGCTGCCAGTGCGATGGTGCGCGCCGAGGGGCAGGCTCCCTATCAGATGAAAGTGATGCTTACGACCGTCGTCGTCAACTTGGTGACGACGCCGCTGTTCATCTTCACGTTTGGCTGGGGCATATACGGGGCGGCTTGGTCGACGGCGCTCGCACAAGTCGTCGGATCGGTGCTCATGCTCCGCTTCTTCTTCGCAAAAAATCGCCGCACCGAGCTCGATTTCCAGTGGCGGAAGTTTCGATTACGGTTCGGCGAGTTGAAAGAGATCATGGCAATCGGATCGTCCTCGTTTATCATGATGGTGTCGCAGTCGATTTTATTTGTCGGTGTCAACGTTATGCTCGGGACGTATGGCGGCACCGAGGAGCTTGCCATCTTCGCGATCATCAATAAATTCATGGCGCTCGTCGGGATGCCGATCATGGGCATCGTCCAAGGCATGCAACCGATCGTCGGCTACAACTTCGGGGCCAGACAGTTCGACCGGATGCGCGAGACGATTTGGACGGCGATGCGGGCCGGAATTGCCATTGCCGTTATCATTTGGCTGACGCTCCAGTTGATTCCGGAGCAGCTGATGCGCATGTTCACGTCTGACGCCAACTTGATTGCCGGCGGTGTGACGGCGATCCATGTGTTGTTCGCTGTCTCGTTCCTCCCGAGCGTGCAAATGCTCGTAAACGGTATTTATCAATCGCTCGGTAAGGCCCGGGTCGCGATGTTTTTGTCGCTGTCGAGACAGACGCTCTATACGATTCCGCTCGTCTTCATCCTGCCGAACTTCTTCGGCGTGTTCGGCGTCTGGCTCGCATTCCCGATCGCCGATGCGATGACTTTCCTGACAGCGGTCGGGATGGCGGTCTGGGATCGCAAGCTCTTGTTCCGCCCGTCGGAAGATGAAATCGAAGCGAAAGCAACCAATTTATGA
- a CDS encoding peptidase U32 family protein: MKKRPELLAPAGNLEKLKMAILYGADAVFIGGQQFGLRSRAGNFGYDEMTEGVAFAHERGAKVYVAANMVTHEGDIDGAGEFFCKLRDIGIDAVIVSDPAMIEVCLTDAPGLPVHLSTQASATNYETLRFWQEEGLERIVLAREVSMEEIKEMKRQVDVEIETFVHGAMCISYSGRCTLSNHMALRDANRGGCAQSCRWKYGFFEADELLTEEMAARDEEPFSMSSVDLAMVRHIPDLVDAGVDSLKIEGRMKSIHYVATVCNVYRQVIDAYCADPEGFEFDPAWEEEIWKAAQRELATGFYYGVPTENEQLFGKPRAIPQYAFAARVISYEPSTQMATLEQRNHFRRGEEVEFFGPGFVRFSQRIDELYDESGERLETANQAMMTVRVKVEQPVATDFIMRKRKAGVVSTPVPSPV; the protein is encoded by the coding sequence ATGAAAAAACGTCCAGAATTATTAGCACCAGCCGGGAATTTGGAGAAATTGAAGATGGCGATCTTATACGGGGCCGATGCGGTCTTCATCGGGGGGCAACAGTTCGGGCTCCGCTCCCGGGCCGGCAACTTCGGGTACGACGAGATGACCGAAGGCGTCGCGTTCGCCCATGAACGTGGGGCGAAAGTATACGTCGCCGCGAATATGGTGACGCATGAAGGGGACATCGATGGCGCGGGCGAGTTCTTTTGTAAACTTCGTGACATCGGCATCGATGCCGTCATCGTCTCCGATCCGGCCATGATCGAGGTATGTCTCACGGATGCACCGGGACTTCCGGTCCACTTGTCGACGCAGGCATCGGCGACAAACTATGAGACGCTCCGTTTTTGGCAAGAGGAAGGGTTGGAGCGGATCGTCCTTGCGCGTGAAGTATCGATGGAAGAAATCAAAGAGATGAAGCGGCAAGTCGATGTCGAAATCGAGACGTTCGTCCATGGGGCGATGTGCATCTCCTATTCGGGCCGTTGCACCTTATCGAACCATATGGCGCTCCGAGATGCGAACCGTGGTGGTTGTGCCCAGTCATGTCGTTGGAAATATGGTTTCTTCGAGGCGGACGAGCTGTTGACCGAAGAGATGGCGGCACGCGATGAGGAACCGTTCTCGATGAGCTCGGTCGATTTGGCGATGGTGCGCCACATCCCGGACTTGGTCGACGCGGGCGTCGACAGCTTGAAAATCGAGGGCCGGATGAAATCGATTCACTATGTGGCGACGGTCTGTAACGTCTATCGTCAAGTCATCGATGCCTACTGTGCTGATCCTGAAGGGTTCGAGTTCGATCCGGCGTGGGAAGAAGAGATTTGGAAAGCGGCGCAGCGAGAGCTCGCGACCGGGTTCTATTATGGTGTCCCGACCGAGAACGAGCAACTGTTCGGCAAGCCGCGCGCCATCCCGCAATATGCGTTCGCGGCACGCGTCATCTCGTATGAGCCGTCGACACAGATGGCGACACTCGAACAGCGGAATCATTTCCGACGCGGGGAAGAAGTCGAGTTCTTCGGTCCTGGCTTCGTCCGGTTCTCGCAGCGGATCGATGAGCTGTACGATGAGTCGGGAGAAAGACTCGAGACGGCGAACCAGGCAATGATGACAGTGCGCGTCAAAGTCGAGCAACCGGTCGCGACCGATTTCATCATGCGCAAGCGAAAAGCCGGCGTCGTGAGTACGCCGGTCCCGAGTCCGGTCTGA